Proteins from a single region of Fusobacterium gonidiaformans ATCC 25563:
- a CDS encoding IS3 family transposase (programmed frameshift) — MSKLTREDKIEIYERRLKGETISSLAKSFNIHESNIKYLIALIGKYGNNILRKSKNRAYSKEFKLQAINRILINHESINSVAIDIGLISAGVLHNWLSKFKENGYNVVEKKKGRKPKSMTKTKNNDKELSEKEKIKKLEDEIIYLKAENEYLKKLRALVQERELKKKKKLKVIAELRAKYPFKILLKIAGISRSVYYYYIDKKDIDEKNKDIIEKIKEIYYANKGRYGYRRVTLELKNQGFNINHKKVQRLMKKFNLQSIIRKKRKYSSYKGQVGKIADNHIKRDFEATAPNQKWFTDVTEFNLRGEKLYLSPILDAYGRYIVSYDISRSPNLEQINHMLNLALKENENYENLIFHSDQGWQYQHYSYQKRLKEKKITQSMSRKGNSLDNGLMECFFGLLKSEMFYEQEEKYKTLEELKEAIENYIYYYNNKRIKEKLKGLTPASYRSQSLLVS; from the exons ATGAGTAAATTGACAAGAGAAGATAAAATTGAAATATATGAGAGAAGATTAAAGGGTGAAACTATTTCTTCATTAGCTAAATCTTTTAATATTCATGAATCTAATATTAAATATTTAATTGCTTTAATTGGTAAATATGGAAATAATATTTTAAGAAAAAGTAAGAATAGAGCTTATTCAAAAGAATTTAAGTTACAGGCAATTAATAGAATTTTAATTAATCATGAGTCTATAAATTCTGTTGCTATTGATATTGGTTTAATTTCTGCTGGTGTTTTACATAATTGGCTTTCAAAATTTAAAGAAAATGGGTATAATGTTGTAGAGAAGAAAAAGGGAAGGAAACCTAAATCTATGACTAAAACTAAGAATAACGATAAAGAATTATCTGAAAAAGAGAAGATTAAAAAATTAGAAGATGAAATAATTTATCTAAAAGCTGAGAATGAATACTTAAAAAAATTGAGAGCTCTAGTTCAAGAAAGGGAGCTAAAAAAGAAGAAAAAGT TAAAAGTAATAGCAGAACTTAGAGCTAAATATCCTTTCAAAATACTATTAAAGATTGCTGGAATATCAAGATCAGTATATTATTACTATATTGATAAAAAAGATATTGATGAGAAGAATAAAGATATTATTGAAAAAATTAAAGAAATTTATTATGCGAATAAAGGAAGATATGGTTATCGCAGAGTAACATTAGAATTAAAAAATCAAGGTTTCAATATTAATCATAAAAAAGTGCAAAGACTTATGAAGAAATTTAATTTACAAAGTATTATCCGCAAAAAGAGAAAATATTCTTCATACAAAGGTCAAGTAGGAAAAATAGCTGATAATCATATTAAGAGAGATTTTGAAGCGACAGCTCCAAATCAAAAATGGTTTACAGATGTAACAGAATTTAATTTAAGAGGAGAAAAGCTATACTTATCTCCAATATTAGATGCTTATGGAAGATATATAGTTTCGTATGATATTTCGCGCAGTCCTAACTTGGAGCAGATAAATCATATGTTAAATTTAGCATTGAAAGAAAATGAAAACTATGAAAATTTGATATTTCATAGTGATCAAGGATGGCAGTATCAGCATTATTCATATCAAAAAAGATTGAAAGAGAAGAAGATAACTCAAAGTATGTCAAGAAAAGGAAATAGTTTAGATAATGGATTAATGGAATGCTTCTTTGGATTATTAAAATCAGAAATGTTTTATGAGCAAGAAGAAAAGTACAAAACATTAGAAGAATTGAAAGAAGCAATAGAAAATTATATATATTATTACAATAACAAAAGAATAAAGGAAAAATTAAAAGGATTAACTCCTGCTTCTTACAGAAGTCAATCCTTATTAGTAAGTTAA
- a CDS encoding enoyl-CoA hydratase/isomerase family protein: METNILHQVVGNVGQIILNRPKKLNALDRASVRELREILEKFAKDSEVCFVILRSNIEKAFCAGGDLLSDKKILEEEGLEAMVDELRAEYALASQITHFDKPILVYLNGITMGGGAGISVGADIRIVTETTQWAMPEMRIGLFPDVALSYYFARMQAGLGEYLAITSNSIQAEDCLWAGVADYKIQSGDYTSLEKELLAMDWYGIEKEEILKKIQKKVEQYSSPKCIGNLEKRSKELKQYFTKSSFKEVFQSLEQEKETSDFARSILDSLNKNSTLSMAITWELLKRAKKLSLEECYQLDLVLIRSYFQGKDIFEGIRAILIEKTKDPKWEYKNIDGIPTEVVLSYFN, from the coding sequence TTGGAAACAAATATTTTACATCAAGTTGTAGGAAATGTTGGACAGATTATTTTAAATCGTCCTAAAAAATTAAATGCTTTAGACAGAGCCAGTGTGAGAGAGTTACGAGAAATTTTGGAGAAGTTTGCAAAAGATTCTGAAGTTTGTTTTGTAATTTTGCGATCCAATATCGAGAAAGCTTTTTGTGCCGGTGGGGACTTGCTATCGGATAAAAAGATTTTGGAAGAAGAAGGATTGGAAGCTATGGTCGATGAGTTAAGAGCAGAATACGCTCTTGCAAGTCAAATCACTCACTTTGACAAACCAATTTTAGTATATTTAAATGGAATTACTATGGGTGGAGGAGCCGGAATTAGTGTCGGAGCGGATATTCGTATTGTAACAGAAACGACACAATGGGCTATGCCTGAAATGAGAATAGGACTTTTTCCAGATGTGGCTCTTTCTTATTATTTTGCTAGAATGCAAGCAGGTCTAGGGGAATATTTAGCAATTACTTCTAATAGTATTCAGGCAGAAGATTGTCTGTGGGCCGGAGTAGCAGACTATAAAATACAAAGTGGAGATTATACTTCATTAGAAAAAGAATTATTAGCTATGGATTGGTATGGAATAGAGAAAGAGGAAATTTTAAAGAAAATTCAAAAAAAGGTAGAACAGTATTCTTCTCCTAAATGTATCGGAAATTTAGAAAAAAGAAGTAAAGAATTAAAACAATATTTTACAAAGTCATCTTTTAAGGAAGTTTTCCAAAGCTTAGAGCAAGAAAAAGAAACTTCAGATTTTGCAAGAAGTATTTTGGACAGTCTTAATAAAAATTCTACATTATCTATGGCAATCACTTGGGAATTATTAAAAAGAGCAAAAAAATTATCTTTGGAAGAATGTTATCAATTAGATTTGGTATTGATTCGTAGTTATTTTCAAGGAAAGGATATTTTTGAAGGGATACGAGCAATCCTGATTGAGAAAACAAAAGATCCTAAGTGGGAATATAAAAATATAGACGGGATACCAACGGAAGTCGTTTTATCTTATTTTAACTAA
- the iadA gene encoding beta-aspartyl-peptidase: MILIKNIDVYSPAFLGKRDVLISGNQIEKIAEKIECGNIEVEVFDGSGKKLVPGFIDQHVHLIGGGGEGGFHTRTPETPFSKLIEGGITTVVGVLGTDSTTRSIENLLAKVKALKNEGITAYMTTGAYSVPSPTLTGSVEKDITFIEEMVGVKIAISDHRASYVDTPILEQIASQVRRAGMFSGKHGMVVMHMGDGREILNSVWNLLQHSEIPIHHFLPTHVNRKKEVWEDSLEFLKQGAYIDLTSSFEEDDFLSASQGIDFLKKNGYDLSRVTISSDGYGSAPVFDEGGRLVKITYSPVNTNYQEIKKLVQKYHFPLEEALIFTTKNPAMEFGWYPKKGSIQEKSDADFLILDENLSIFGVFALGEICMWEYEIRKKGTYEE, translated from the coding sequence ATGATTTTAATCAAAAATATTGACGTATATAGCCCTGCATTTTTAGGAAAGCGAGATGTTTTAATTTCAGGAAATCAGATAGAAAAAATCGCTGAAAAGATTGAATGTGGAAATATAGAAGTAGAAGTATTTGATGGAAGTGGGAAAAAATTAGTTCCAGGTTTTATTGATCAGCATGTGCATTTGATTGGAGGTGGAGGAGAGGGAGGCTTTCATACAAGAACACCGGAAACTCCATTTTCTAAATTGATTGAAGGAGGAATTACTACAGTGGTTGGTGTCTTAGGCACAGATTCTACAACGAGAAGTATCGAAAATCTTTTAGCAAAGGTCAAGGCTTTAAAGAATGAGGGAATTACAGCTTATATGACAACAGGAGCTTATTCTGTTCCTTCTCCTACGTTAACAGGAAGTGTTGAGAAAGATATTACCTTTATTGAGGAAATGGTAGGAGTCAAAATTGCTATTTCAGATCATAGAGCTTCTTATGTAGATACTCCAATTTTAGAGCAGATAGCATCTCAAGTGAGAAGAGCTGGAATGTTCTCCGGTAAACACGGAATGGTTGTCATGCATATGGGAGATGGAAGAGAAATTCTAAATTCAGTTTGGAACTTGTTACAACATTCTGAAATTCCGATTCATCATTTTTTACCAACCCATGTAAATCGAAAAAAAGAAGTTTGGGAAGATAGTTTAGAATTTTTAAAACAAGGAGCTTATATTGATCTTACGAGTTCTTTTGAAGAAGATGATTTTTTAAGTGCATCTCAAGGGATTGATTTTTTGAAGAAAAACGGGTATGATTTATCTAGAGTTACCATAAGTTCTGATGGATATGGAAGTGCTCCTGTGTTCGATGAGGGAGGAAGATTAGTCAAAATTACTTATTCTCCAGTCAATACAAATTATCAAGAAATTAAAAAGTTAGTACAAAAATATCATTTTCCTTTAGAAGAAGCTTTGATTTTCACTACAAAAAATCCGGCTATGGAATTTGGGTGGTATCCAAAGAAAGGAAGTATCCAAGAAAAAAGTGATGCTGATTTTCTTATTTTAGATGAAAATTTAAGTATTTTTGGAGTATTTGCTTTGGGAGAAATTTGTATGTGGGAGTATGAAATCAGAAAAAAAGGAACTTATGAGGAATAA
- a CDS encoding RNA-binding protein: protein MQTKENKFLEGQILDKILQCQEDYIFTNTNFLDLHQQNVAQAILHREKKRQRIKAVFWGGYEGAMRRILFFLPEYLEEYSYETFEDVLGVLEVTKLDKNLSLNHRDYLGAFTGLGLKRETMGDILVRENGADLIVLKEMIPILLEEYCSVGKSFVQVQEKSLKKLIFVEENQKKERGTVASLRLDNVLCEIFNLSRTQAQEWIQKGSVYVNYVEKYKNESGIEAGDIIVLRGMGKAKIEETGSFTKKNKVPIYYIKY from the coding sequence ATGCAGACAAAAGAAAACAAATTTTTAGAAGGACAGATTTTAGATAAAATACTGCAATGTCAAGAAGACTATATTTTTACAAATACTAATTTTTTAGATTTGCATCAACAAAATGTAGCACAGGCAATATTACATCGTGAGAAAAAAAGACAGCGAATAAAAGCAGTGTTTTGGGGAGGATATGAAGGAGCAATGAGAAGAATATTGTTTTTTCTCCCTGAATATTTAGAAGAATATTCCTATGAGACTTTTGAAGATGTTTTAGGGGTCTTAGAAGTTACAAAATTAGATAAGAACCTTTCTTTAAACCATAGAGACTATTTAGGAGCTTTTACAGGATTAGGCTTAAAAAGAGAAACCATGGGAGATATTTTAGTTCGTGAGAATGGAGCAGATTTGATTGTGTTAAAAGAAATGATTCCGATTCTTTTAGAAGAATATTGTAGTGTTGGAAAAAGCTTTGTACAAGTTCAAGAAAAATCATTGAAAAAATTGATTTTTGTAGAAGAAAATCAAAAAAAGGAAAGAGGAACGGTTGCTTCTTTACGTTTGGATAATGTTCTTTGTGAAATTTTTAATCTTTCTAGAACACAGGCACAAGAATGGATTCAAAAAGGAAGTGTATATGTAAATTATGTAGAGAAGTATAAAAATGAGAGTGGAATCGAAGCTGGAGATATTATTGTTCTTCGTGGAATGGGGAAGGCAAAAATAGAAGAGACAGGAAGCTTTACTAAAAAGAATAAGGTTCCGATATATTATATCAAATACTAG
- a CDS encoding YaaA family protein, with translation MELILLSPSKEMSKDGIPSHKIPTFQKEAEELLPEIQEKDKYEAWSLYHGLAFRYLKKGEFSEKDLVFMEKNLCIFSALYGLLSAKDGISEYRLDFSKKGLYAYWGDKIYQELLKRCSSSEEWIINLASDEFSKTILKYLPKENKFLQIDFLEEKQGELKKHSTVSKKGRGAMARYLILSHDTSIERIKKFKEENFKFREDLSTEKHFVFVR, from the coding sequence GTGGAATTGATTCTATTATCACCATCAAAAGAAATGTCAAAGGATGGAATACCTTCTCATAAAATCCCAACTTTTCAAAAAGAAGCAGAAGAACTTCTTCCTGAAATCCAAGAAAAAGATAAATATGAAGCATGGTCTTTATATCATGGTTTAGCTTTTCGATATTTAAAAAAAGGAGAATTTTCAGAAAAAGATTTAGTGTTTATGGAAAAAAATCTTTGTATTTTTTCTGCTTTGTATGGACTATTATCAGCAAAAGATGGGATTTCAGAATATCGTTTGGATTTTTCTAAAAAAGGACTTTATGCTTATTGGGGAGATAAAATCTATCAGGAATTATTGAAAAGATGTTCTTCTTCAGAAGAATGGATTATCAATTTAGCTTCTGATGAATTTTCAAAAACAATTCTAAAGTATTTACCAAAAGAAAATAAGTTTTTACAAATAGATTTTTTAGAAGAGAAGCAGGGAGAATTGAAAAAACACTCTACAGTTTCTAAAAAAGGGAGAGGAGCCATGGCTCGATATTTGATTCTTTCTCATGATACAAGCATAGAAAGAATTAAAAAATTTAAAGAAGAGAATTTCAAATTTCGAGAAGATTTAAGTACAGAGAAACATTTTGTTTTTGTAAGATAA
- the nagA gene encoding N-acetylglucosamine-6-phosphate deacetylase has product MILKNAKMVLFNRMFQGDLRIEGSSITNIEENLIPNTKEEVFNLQGKLLIPGFIDVHIHGADGADAMDGSVESLQKISKYLATRGTTNFLATTLTSSKEILKKVLACIGEVQNQEMDGANIFGAHMEGPYFDVQYKGAQNEKYIKMAGMEEIKEYLSVKKGLVKLFAMSPNSNNLDVIRYLVKEGVIVSVGHSASSFEEVMAAVEAGLSHATHTFNGMKGFTHRDPGVVGAVLNSDEITAEVIFDKIHVHPDAVRVLIKTKGVERVVCITDSMSATGLPCGRYKLGELDVDVVDNQARLSSNGALAGSVLTMDKAFRHLLELGYSLIDAVKLTSTNVAKEFNLNTGMIRAGKDADLVVLDEKNEVAMTVVKGKIKYTNL; this is encoded by the coding sequence ATGATTTTAAAGAATGCAAAAATGGTGCTGTTTAATCGTATGTTTCAAGGAGATTTACGAATAGAGGGAAGTAGTATTACAAATATAGAAGAAAATTTAATTCCAAATACGAAGGAAGAAGTTTTTAATTTACAAGGAAAATTACTGATTCCGGGATTCATTGATGTACATATTCATGGAGCAGATGGAGCGGATGCTATGGATGGAAGTGTGGAATCTTTACAAAAAATTTCTAAATATTTAGCAACAAGAGGGACGACTAACTTTTTAGCAACTACATTGACAAGCAGTAAAGAAATTTTAAAAAAAGTGCTTGCTTGTATTGGGGAAGTACAAAATCAAGAAATGGATGGAGCTAATATTTTTGGAGCACATATGGAAGGACCTTATTTTGATGTGCAATATAAGGGAGCACAAAATGAGAAATATATTAAAATGGCAGGGATGGAAGAAATAAAAGAATATCTTTCTGTGAAAAAAGGCTTAGTAAAATTATTTGCGATGTCTCCAAATTCAAATAATTTAGATGTGATTCGGTATTTGGTAAAAGAGGGAGTTATTGTTTCTGTGGGACACTCTGCATCTTCTTTTGAGGAAGTAATGGCAGCAGTGGAAGCCGGTCTGTCTCATGCTACTCATACTTTCAATGGAATGAAAGGATTCACTCATAGGGATCCTGGGGTTGTCGGTGCAGTATTAAATTCTGATGAAATTACAGCAGAAGTGATTTTTGATAAAATTCATGTACATCCGGATGCGGTTCGAGTTTTAATAAAAACAAAAGGAGTAGAAAGAGTCGTATGTATCACAGATTCTATGTCTGCAACAGGGCTTCCATGTGGAAGATATAAATTAGGAGAGTTGGATGTAGATGTGGTTGATAATCAAGCAAGACTTTCCAGTAATGGAGCTTTAGCAGGAAGTGTATTGACTATGGATAAAGCATTTCGACATCTGTTAGAATTAGGGTATAGTTTGATTGATGCCGTAAAATTAACGAGTACTAATGTGGCAAAAGAATTCAATTTGAATACAGGAATGATTCGTGCTGGAAAAGATGCTGATTTGGTAGTTTTGGATGAAAAGAATGAAGTAGCTATGACTGTTGTCAAAGGAAAAATAAAATATACGAATCTATAA
- a CDS encoding alanine/glycine:cation symporter family protein: MEQAVVQVNEILWGSILIFLLMGTGIFYTFKLRFIQIRKFGQGIRRVTSGFSFHGKDADHNGMSSFQALATAVAAQVGTGNLAGAATAIASGGAGAIFWMWLSAFFGMATIYAEATLGQIYKTKVNGAITGGPAYYIQAIFKHSFFSRLLAYFFSISCILALGFMGNAVQANSIASAFEIAFHINPMIVGIVVAILSGLIFFGGTKRIASVTEKVVPLMAGMYIIICIVILILNYQNFFPALQSIFVEAFTGRAAMGGALGITVQKAMRYGVARGLFSNEAGMGSTPHAHAIAKVNTPVEQGDVAIITVFIDTFVVLTATAMVILTSGLAFKGKTGIELTQAAFEMRLGQFGTVFIAIALFFFALSTIIGWYFFGEANVKYLFHEKGNSITIYRALVMCMIVFGSMQKVGLVWELADMLNGFMVLPNLIALLLMSSLVKATSDRYEKRELKK, translated from the coding sequence ATGGAACAAGCAGTTGTACAAGTGAATGAAATTTTATGGGGAAGTATTTTAATTTTCTTATTGATGGGAACAGGAATTTTTTATACCTTTAAGTTACGTTTTATACAAATTCGTAAGTTTGGACAAGGGATTCGAAGAGTAACTTCGGGATTTTCTTTTCATGGAAAAGATGCAGATCATAATGGAATGTCTTCCTTCCAAGCTTTAGCTACTGCAGTAGCAGCTCAAGTGGGAACAGGGAATTTGGCAGGAGCAGCGACAGCGATTGCTTCCGGAGGAGCTGGAGCTATTTTTTGGATGTGGTTGAGTGCTTTCTTTGGAATGGCAACGATTTATGCAGAAGCTACCTTAGGACAAATCTATAAGACGAAAGTAAACGGAGCGATTACAGGGGGACCTGCTTATTATATTCAAGCAATTTTTAAGCATAGTTTTTTCAGTAGATTATTAGCTTATTTCTTTTCGATTTCTTGTATTCTAGCACTTGGATTTATGGGAAATGCAGTGCAGGCAAATTCGATAGCTTCTGCTTTTGAAATAGCTTTTCATATCAATCCTATGATAGTTGGAATTGTAGTTGCTATTCTTTCTGGTTTGATTTTCTTTGGTGGAACGAAAAGAATTGCTTCTGTAACAGAAAAAGTCGTTCCTCTAATGGCAGGAATGTATATTATTATCTGTATTGTTATTTTAATATTGAATTATCAAAATTTCTTTCCAGCACTTCAATCTATTTTTGTAGAAGCATTTACAGGAAGAGCTGCTATGGGAGGAGCTTTGGGAATTACAGTACAAAAAGCTATGAGATATGGAGTAGCAAGAGGACTATTTTCGAATGAAGCAGGAATGGGATCCACACCTCATGCTCATGCAATCGCTAAAGTCAATACTCCGGTAGAACAAGGAGATGTCGCTATTATTACAGTTTTTATTGATACTTTTGTTGTATTAACAGCAACAGCGATGGTTATTTTGACTTCCGGATTGGCTTTTAAAGGAAAAACAGGGATTGAGTTAACGCAAGCTGCTTTTGAAATGAGATTAGGACAATTTGGAACTGTATTTATTGCAATTGCTTTATTCTTCTTTGCATTATCGACTATTATTGGATGGTATTTCTTTGGAGAAGCAAATGTGAAGTATTTATTTCATGAAAAAGGAAATTCTATTACAATTTATAGAGCTTTGGTTATGTGTATGATTGTATTTGGATCTATGCAAAAGGTAGGTCTTGTTTGGGAATTGGCGGATATGTTAAATGGATTTATGGTACTTCCTAATTTAATAGCTTTATTACTTATGAGCTCGTTGGTAAAAGCGACTTCAGATCGATATGAAAAACGAGAATTGAAAAAATAG